Part of the Methanobacterium formicicum genome is shown below.
TTGATGGATTAAAGAACAGAAGTTATGCAAATGATAATAAGTGTAAAAACATGGGGAGTGGTTTAAGATGATGAATCATTTTTAAAAAGAAATAAAAAAATAAAAAAGTTGGTAATAAAGGAATAGGAAAGTATTCTATTAAAACACATTCCCTGTACCTTTAATATTCTTTCGTCCATTGTATTATTGGTTTTTTTCACCGATATTAGTTCCACTAATTATACATGAACTGTACAAACACTTATCCCAATATTCTATTCAACTAGATTCCTATTGTTTTGAGTTATAATGCAAATGATGTTAATATCAAACGTTATCACCATTTAGAATGGTAAACTGGTATAGTAACCATGTAAGGTATAAGTTCCAGTATTCCAATTGTTGATAACTCCCAGTTGGTTCCTGGAGCTAGTTGCATCAGCAACTATCCATTGACCATTAACATAAACATTTGCCCAAACATGCCCATAACTACCACTGCTAAATTGGCAGTATCCGTGTACGTATCTAGCAGGTATTCCCACTGATCTTAGCAGAGCAATTAACAAATGGGTTGTGTCCACACAGTTACCTCCTCCAGCGGTTAGAGTACCTACTGCGCCTTTTTGAGTGTTATAGTAAAATTGATAGTCAATATTATCTCTAACCCAATTGAATATGCGTTGGGCGGCTTCGTAGGGTGTACTAGC
Proteins encoded:
- a CDS encoding transglutaminase-like domain-containing protein, with product MYSMILDYYNTSGNKADFAAMKPWFLVIYKLPAGFEQYIVPTSNCQSTDSRIIALASSITSGASTPYEAAQRIFNWVRDNIDYQFYYNTQKGAVGTLTAGGGNCVDTTHLLIALLRSVGIPARYVHGYCQFSSGSYGHVWANVYVNGQWIVADATSSRNQLGVINNWNTGTYTLHGYYTSLPF